AGATATAAAAAAAGCCAGAGAACTGCAGCTGAAATATAATGATCTTGTAAATGTTTTATTTCTTGAAACAAATCCAGTTCCAATAAAAGAGGCAATGAATTTTCTTGGATATGAAGCAGGAAAATGCAGACTTCCATTAGGAGTAATGGAGGAATCAAATAGAATGAAATTAATAGATATATTAATTGCTCATGAGGTGACAGGATGGAAATAATAATACATGGAACTGGAGCAATGGGAAGATTGATAAAAGAAACAGGTGAAAATCATAAGGATGTAAAAATAACAGGTTTTGCAGATGAACTGACTGCTGAAACTGGAGATATAATAATAGATTTTTCTCATTATTCAAGATTGGAATCTCTTTTGGATTATTCTAAAAATAAAAGTATACCTCTGATTATTGCAACTACTGGATATTCAGATGAGATATTGAAGAAGATAGAGGAAACAGCTAAAAAAGTTCCTGTACTTCTCTCTTCAAATATGTCTTTAGGAGTAAATCTTTTAAATGATATTCTTGAAAGAATAGTTCCAGTACTTTATGAAAATTATGATATAGAAGTAATAGAAAAACATCATAATAAAAAGATTGATTCTCCAAGCGGAACAGCTAAAACTTTAGTTGAAACTATAGAGAAAAGCTGTCCAGAAAGGATGAAAGAGCAGTATGGGAGAGAAGGTAATAGAAAAAGAGAGAAAAATGAGATAGGAATTCATTCTTTTAGAGGGGGGACTATTGTGGGAGAGCATTCAGTCCTTTTATGCGGAGAAGATGAAATTATAGAGATAAAACACACAGCAATGTCTAAAAAGATATTTGCTGTTGGAGCTTTAAAGGCAGCTGAATTTCTTATTGGAAAGGAAGCAGGAATATATACTATGAAAGATATTTTTGAAAATCAGGAGGAAAGATGATAAACCTAAATACAGCAGAAGAGATAATAGCATTTATAAAAAATTCACAAAAAAGGACACCAGTAAAAGCATATGTAAATGGAGATATGAATGATATTGAGACTTCAGCACAGGTTTTTAGAGGAACTGGTTCATATATATTGATAGGAGAATCAGATGAAATTAACAGAGTGCTGGAAAGATACAGAGAGAATATAACAGATTTCTATATAGAAAATGACAGAAGAAATTCAGGTGTCCCAACTTTAGACTATAGAAATATAAATGCAAGAATAGAGCCTGGAGCTGTTATAAGGGATAAAGTAACTATTGGAAATAATGCTGTTATCATGATGGGAGCTGTAATAAACATAGGAGCTGTCATTGGAGATGGGACTATGATAGATATGGGAGCAGTCCTTGGTGGAAGAGCTACAGTTGGAAAAAACTGTCATATAGGAGCAGGAGCTGTACTTGCTGGAGTTGTGGAACCACCTTCAGCTAAGCCAGTGATAGTTGAAGATGGTGTCCTTGTGGGAGCTAATGCTGTAATCATAGAAGGTGTAAGAATAGGTATGGGAGCAGTAGTGGGAGCAGGAGCAGTAGTTCTTGAAGATGTTCCAGCAGGAGCAGTGGTTACAGGAAATCCTGCCAGAATAATAAAAAAAGTAGATGAAAAAACATTAGGAAAGACACAGTTAGTAGATGATTTGAGAA
The DNA window shown above is from Fusobacterium sp. and carries:
- the dapB gene encoding 4-hydroxy-tetrahydrodipicolinate reductase, giving the protein MEIIIHGTGAMGRLIKETGENHKDVKITGFADELTAETGDIIIDFSHYSRLESLLDYSKNKSIPLIIATTGYSDEILKKIEETAKKVPVLLSSNMSLGVNLLNDILERIVPVLYENYDIEVIEKHHNKKIDSPSGTAKTLVETIEKSCPERMKEQYGREGNRKREKNEIGIHSFRGGTIVGEHSVLLCGEDEIIEIKHTAMSKKIFAVGALKAAEFLIGKEAGIYTMKDIFENQEER
- the dapD gene encoding 2,3,4,5-tetrahydropyridine-2,6-dicarboxylate N-acetyltransferase, with translation MNLNTAEEIIAFIKNSQKRTPVKAYVNGDMNDIETSAQVFRGTGSYILIGESDEINRVLERYRENITDFYIENDRRNSGVPTLDYRNINARIEPGAVIRDKVTIGNNAVIMMGAVINIGAVIGDGTMIDMGAVLGGRATVGKNCHIGAGAVLAGVVEPPSAKPVIVEDGVLVGANAVIIEGVRIGMGAVVGAGAVVLEDVPAGAVVTGNPARIIKKVDEKTLGKTQLVDDLRK